Proteins encoded by one window of Candidatus Obscuribacterales bacterium:
- a CDS encoding S41 family peptidase: MQLSKRLGSCLLALFVSFTMMYQPAQGHRSQPQEIYHRAWQLVKDNYYDANFNNQNWTAWEHKYDAQIRNSSDAHAAIKRMLESLSDPYTRFLDPRAFQDENDAIDARIVGIGINLQQSKDNTKLIVTRTIENSPAEIAGIRAGDEIVAIDGSSAIGLTPEQAAEKIRGQLGSPVKIAVKHKEQVVAFNIVRAEITIHAVSYKIMQPNIGYIQLSTFISNDASKEFRMALQKLSTTDGLIVDLRDNPGGLLSNALEIADMLLEDGAIVSTIGRHGKHTDVASGEPLTHQPMVILVDEDSASASEILAGALKDNSRAVVIGTRTYGKGLVQEINRLPGGAAIHITVSKYFTPNGSDINKVGVAPDIQIKDKEEQVKMALDYLKEKIAQLHNPAPSGSLSFVP; the protein is encoded by the coding sequence ATGCAGTTGAGCAAGCGCCTCGGGTCATGCTTGTTGGCCCTTTTTGTGTCTTTTACGATGATGTACCAGCCTGCCCAGGGACATCGTTCGCAACCGCAGGAAATTTATCATCGCGCCTGGCAGTTGGTAAAAGACAACTACTACGATGCCAATTTCAACAATCAGAATTGGACAGCGTGGGAGCACAAGTACGACGCGCAAATCCGTAACAGCAGCGACGCTCATGCGGCTATCAAGCGCATGCTCGAGAGCTTGTCTGATCCTTATACTCGCTTTTTAGATCCTAGAGCCTTCCAGGATGAAAACGATGCGATAGATGCCAGAATTGTCGGCATCGGAATAAACCTCCAGCAATCGAAGGACAACACCAAATTAATCGTCACCCGCACAATTGAAAACAGCCCTGCCGAAATTGCCGGAATAAGAGCTGGAGATGAAATTGTAGCGATCGACGGCTCTTCTGCTATCGGGCTTACGCCAGAGCAAGCCGCTGAAAAAATTCGCGGTCAGCTAGGCTCCCCTGTGAAGATTGCAGTTAAGCACAAAGAGCAAGTTGTGGCGTTCAACATCGTTAGAGCAGAAATAACCATTCACGCTGTGTCCTACAAAATCATGCAACCGAACATTGGTTACATCCAACTCTCGACTTTTATCTCCAACGATGCATCCAAAGAGTTCAGAATGGCTTTGCAGAAGTTGTCCACAACCGATGGTTTAATCGTCGACTTGAGAGACAATCCAGGCGGATTACTTTCCAACGCTTTGGAAATTGCCGATATGCTCTTGGAAGATGGAGCAATTGTTTCAACCATAGGACGCCATGGCAAGCACACTGACGTTGCTTCCGGTGAGCCACTCACGCATCAGCCAATGGTTATCCTTGTAGATGAAGATAGTGCTTCAGCAAGTGAAATTTTAGCCGGTGCACTGAAAGATAACTCTCGCGCTGTGGTTATCGGTACTCGCACATACGGCAAAGGTCTCGTACAAGAGATCAACCGTCTACCGGGGGGTGCGGCTATTCACATTACAGTGTCGAAGTACTTCACGCCAAACGGCAGCGACATCAACAAAGTAGGTGTAGCTCCGGATATTCAAATCAAAGATAAGGAAGAGCAGGTAAAAATGGCACTCGATTACCTCAAGGAAAAGATTGCCCAACTGCACAATCCAGCTCCTTCCGGCAGCCTCTCATTCGTTCCGTAA
- a CDS encoding UbiD family decarboxylase, whose amino-acid sequence MAYNDLREFLKVLEKEGELQRIDVPVSTDLEIAEITDRISKSPEGKNKALLFTNVKGYDMPVLINAFGSTKRMNLALEVDNLDEIADRIRKLVKPKVPETIMAKMAMLPTLMEVGQFPPKVTRMAAPCQEVVVTDPTQAMLDKLPVIKCWPLDAGDFITLPVVITKDPKSGIRNVAIYRLQRYDNTTTGMHWHKHHDGARHFEDSRRDSMESAHLTGKGGQAAISFRPSDEETGRLQEMLDSIGNAARSHAGANPSPSYQPEEPPNYGTFFDKSQYEKPGNRLEVAVALGCDPAITYAASAPLPPDIDEMVFAGFLRKSPVKLVKCVSVDLEVPAAAEIVIEGYVDQQELKEEGPFGDHTGFYSLAGLFPVFHVTAVTHRRSPIYQTTIVGKPPQEDCYLGKATERIFLPMVQLLVPEIVDMNLPWEGVFHNCAIISIDKRYPGHARKVMAAVWGLGQLMFTKFVIIVDKDINVQNLSEVALNVFGNCDPKRDTMFVDGPLDILDHACPILGYGSKVGIDATRKWRSEGFNRDWPRELTMSEDIKSLVTQRWHDYGF is encoded by the coding sequence ATGGCTTATAACGATTTACGTGAATTTTTGAAAGTCCTGGAGAAGGAAGGTGAGCTGCAGCGCATTGATGTGCCGGTTTCGACTGACTTGGAAATCGCCGAGATAACGGACCGCATAAGCAAATCGCCGGAAGGGAAGAACAAGGCGCTCTTGTTCACCAACGTCAAAGGCTATGACATGCCTGTGCTTATCAATGCCTTTGGTTCGACTAAGAGAATGAACCTGGCGCTTGAGGTAGATAATCTCGACGAGATAGCCGACAGAATTCGCAAGCTTGTTAAACCCAAAGTGCCGGAAACAATAATGGCCAAAATGGCCATGCTTCCAACTCTCATGGAGGTCGGTCAATTCCCGCCTAAAGTGACAAGAATGGCAGCTCCATGTCAGGAAGTTGTTGTAACTGATCCGACTCAGGCGATGCTCGACAAATTGCCTGTCATCAAATGCTGGCCGCTTGATGCTGGTGATTTTATTACCCTGCCTGTGGTCATCACCAAAGATCCCAAATCAGGCATTCGCAACGTAGCCATTTACAGACTGCAGCGTTACGACAACACAACGACAGGTATGCACTGGCACAAGCATCACGACGGAGCTCGTCATTTTGAAGATTCGCGTCGCGACTCAATGGAGTCTGCCCACTTAACAGGTAAAGGCGGACAAGCTGCAATAAGCTTTAGACCATCCGATGAAGAAACCGGACGACTGCAAGAAATGCTCGACAGCATTGGCAACGCAGCCCGTTCTCACGCGGGTGCAAATCCATCTCCATCGTATCAGCCGGAAGAGCCGCCGAATTACGGCACGTTTTTCGATAAGAGCCAGTATGAGAAGCCGGGCAACCGTCTGGAAGTGGCAGTGGCTCTTGGTTGTGATCCAGCTATTACATATGCTGCTTCAGCTCCTTTACCGCCGGATATTGACGAGATGGTATTTGCCGGATTCTTGCGCAAGTCACCGGTTAAATTGGTCAAGTGCGTAAGCGTCGACTTGGAAGTGCCGGCAGCGGCCGAAATTGTTATAGAAGGATATGTAGACCAGCAAGAGTTAAAAGAAGAAGGTCCTTTTGGTGATCACACAGGCTTTTATAGTTTGGCTGGCCTTTTCCCTGTGTTTCACGTGACTGCTGTTACACACAGACGCAGTCCCATTTATCAGACAACTATTGTCGGCAAGCCTCCACAAGAAGACTGCTATTTAGGTAAGGCAACCGAGCGCATCTTTTTGCCGATGGTTCAATTACTCGTGCCGGAAATTGTGGATATGAATCTGCCATGGGAAGGAGTTTTCCATAATTGCGCCATTATCTCCATCGACAAGCGTTATCCAGGTCATGCTCGCAAGGTTATGGCAGCTGTCTGGGGGCTTGGACAGCTGATGTTCACTAAGTTTGTGATTATTGTCGACAAGGACATCAACGTCCAAAACTTATCCGAAGTTGCCCTCAATGTCTTTGGCAACTGTGACCCCAAGCGGGATACGATGTTTGTGGATGGCCCTTTGGACATTCTGGATCACGCCTGCCCAATTCTGGGTTATGGCTCAAAAGTGGGTATTGATGCCACTCGCAAGTGGCGCTCGGAAGGTTTTAACCGTGATTGGCCACGAGAATTGACCATGTCTGAGGACATAAAAAGCCTCGTAACCCAGCGCTGGCACGATTACGGGTTTTGA
- a CDS encoding pirin family protein: MIRVRKASERGSSNSDWLDSKHSFSFAEYYDPEHMGFGPLRVINEDVIDPGKGFGSHPHRDMEIITYIIEGALEHKDSMGTCEVIRKGELQRMSAGTGVVHSEFNHSASEPVHLLQIWIRPEKSGIQPGYEQKQIELGKNSWKILAGPEVSESSLCIHQNVVLLGSSIDAGQSLAVPLHCWLQVVKGHARIGDLEIQYGDGVAVSNESELSLTALELTEVLLFDMSKLY; the protein is encoded by the coding sequence ATGATTCGTGTGAGAAAGGCATCCGAACGAGGATCAAGCAATTCAGACTGGCTGGATAGTAAGCATAGTTTTTCATTTGCTGAATATTACGATCCCGAACATATGGGTTTTGGACCGTTGCGCGTGATCAATGAAGATGTGATCGATCCCGGAAAGGGCTTTGGTTCGCATCCTCATAGGGACATGGAAATTATTACCTACATAATAGAAGGCGCTCTCGAACACAAAGACAGCATGGGTACATGTGAAGTTATTCGTAAAGGCGAATTACAGCGCATGAGCGCAGGCACAGGCGTCGTACATAGCGAATTCAATCATTCTGCTTCTGAACCTGTTCACCTATTACAGATTTGGATTCGTCCGGAAAAATCTGGTATTCAACCAGGCTATGAACAGAAGCAAATTGAACTCGGTAAAAACTCATGGAAAATTCTAGCCGGACCAGAAGTCTCTGAGAGTAGCCTCTGTATTCATCAAAATGTTGTGCTGTTGGGATCCAGCATTGATGCTGGTCAGTCTCTTGCCGTGCCATTGCACTGCTGGCTGCAGGTAGTAAAAGGCCATGCACGAATCGGGGATTTGGAGATCCAGTACGGAGATGGTGTGGCCGTTAGCAATGAGTCTGAACTGAGTCTGACTGCTCTCGAGCTGACAGAAGTACTTTTATTTGATATGTCGAAACTATATTAA
- a CDS encoding type II toxin-antitoxin system VapC family toxin — protein sequence MAVRIAIDTNRYVDFSKGDNSAKEALRRASEIFVPLVVLAELRAGFLLGSRGNENEQLLVRFLNSPRVNVLCPDDNTSHHYARIFLQLKKQGTPIPTNDIWIGALAIQHELILFSRDRHFDHLRQIPILA from the coding sequence GTGGCAGTGAGAATTGCCATTGATACCAACCGCTACGTTGATTTTTCCAAAGGTGATAATTCGGCTAAGGAAGCATTGCGGCGCGCGAGCGAAATTTTTGTGCCACTTGTGGTTTTAGCTGAGTTGCGCGCTGGGTTTCTTCTAGGATCGCGCGGTAATGAAAACGAACAGCTCTTAGTGCGATTTCTCAATTCTCCGCGAGTAAATGTCCTTTGTCCTGACGACAATACCAGTCACCATTATGCTCGAATTTTCCTGCAGTTGAAAAAGCAAGGTACGCCAATTCCGACCAACGATATTTGGATTGGCGCTCTGGCTATTCAGCATGAGCTTATTCTATTTAGCAGGGATCGACATTTTGACCACCTGCGTCAGATTCCCATTTTGGCTTAA